The Vulcanimicrobium alpinum sequence TCAGGTTCATCGGGTCGAAGCCGAAGAGGTCACCGAGCAATGACCGCGAGGCGGGCCGTTGTGAACCGTACATCGTTTCCTCCACTTCGGAGCGGCTTCGCGCGAAGTGCTCCGTCGGAGATTATTCCCGGATGCCGAGCGCTTTTAGCAGGACGCGCTTGGGACGCATACCGTCGAATTCGCCATAGTGTACGCGCTCCCACGGTCCCAGGTCGAGCGCGCCCTTCGTCACCGGCACGATCACTTGGTGTCCGAGCAACATCCGCTTGAGGTGCGCGTCGCCGTTGTCTTCGCCGGTCTGATGGTGCGCGTAGTCCTCGCCGTACGGCGCGAGCTTTTCCGCCCAGGCCAGGATGTCGCGCCACAGCCCAGGCTCGTGATCGTTGACGAAGATGCTCGAGGTGATGTGCATCGTGCTGACGAGGATCGTCCCGTCCCACAGCCCGGCGGCGGCGCGCACCCGTTCGATGTCGGGTGTGATGTCGCGGATCTCGTACCGCGACGGCGTTCGGATCGTCAGGTACTCGGTGTGCGCAACAACGGTCATCGGCCCGCGGGTTTGACTCCGTTCGTCCTCGGTTCAGCCGCTCGGGGGTCGACGGGTTTGCGCCCCGCATCGTCGTGCTCCGCGCCTTCGCGTGCCTCTTCCGCGAGGCCCACGAGATGCTCGCTCTGATCGATCAGCGTTCCGAGGTGCGAGCGCAAGTTCGCGTACGCGCCGACGCCGAACCTGCCGGCAGCGAGGTCGCGCCGAAGCCACTCGTTGAGGAGCATCTGGCGGTAGAAGCGATGCCGGTCAAGCTCTCCGATGATGCTGTTCCCCATCGCACCCGTTTCGGCTCCGGTGCGCCAGTGATAAAACGCCAGCAGCTGCGGGACCATCACGATTTCATACTTCGACAAAAAGCGCACCAGAAAATCCCAGTCGCCGAGATACGGGATCGGTTCGTACACGCCGCCGACGCCTTCGTACGCCGCGCG is a genomic window containing:
- a CDS encoding secondary thiamine-phosphate synthase enzyme YjbQ; protein product: MTVVAHTEYLTIRTPSRYEIRDITPDIERVRAAAGLWDGTILVSTMHITSSIFVNDHEPGLWRDILAWAEKLAPYGEDYAHHQTGEDNGDAHLKRMLLGHQVIVPVTKGALDLGPWERVHYGEFDGMRPKRVLLKALGIRE